The following proteins come from a genomic window of Bacteroidota bacterium:
- the trbL gene encoding P-type conjugative transfer protein TrbL codes for MNKSHWHMLITLGVLLLTSEPALAELSNEGIMNDVLKRFDNAASNWANTLTNAASWLFWTLVLISMVWTFGMMLLRKADIGEFFAEFVRFTIFTGFFWWLLTNAVSNQNIAGTIIDSLQQLGAQAGSLGTTRLDPGAVVDVGFELFDRVIRAVDDLGWRDFDLALAMMILGGVTLTILALIAVNMLVLLATSWIVLYAGVFFLGFGGARWTSDMALNYYRTIFGVSAQLLSMILIVAIGKQFINDFSQQISPETTIQELAVMMVASIILLVLTNKVPAIIAGIITGSSIGNTGIGQLGAGAALGAAGMATAATATAGAMIAAGTANAAGGAQAVMAAFSKASENVSSGSDVLTNMWGGGGGGGVSSDSSNTGGTPFAQAAGFSNSSDSMWGRGEDGDTKRQTESGTDQAKSDGKQNSGATEPTGTAKTGQGGNRQSTGTQSGGFMAAAATSGKIAVDAGVNLAKGIADVAKAKANERIADTTPGKIAGAIRGGSSSETNIEFAGNSLSGENEAHSEVAAFVNRSNSGAPT; via the coding sequence ATGAATAAATCTCACTGGCATATGCTGATAACGCTAGGTGTCCTGCTGCTGACAAGCGAACCCGCATTGGCCGAGCTCAGTAATGAAGGCATTATGAATGATGTATTGAAGCGATTCGATAATGCTGCAAGTAACTGGGCAAACACACTTACAAATGCGGCAAGCTGGTTATTCTGGACGCTTGTTCTGATCTCGATGGTCTGGACATTCGGCATGATGCTGCTTCGTAAGGCAGACATAGGAGAATTCTTTGCCGAGTTTGTTCGGTTCACTATTTTCACAGGCTTCTTTTGGTGGTTACTCACAAATGCAGTGAGTAACCAGAATATTGCTGGGACGATCATTGATTCACTACAACAACTCGGTGCACAGGCCGGGAGTTTAGGCACGACGAGGCTTGACCCTGGCGCAGTTGTCGATGTCGGATTTGAATTGTTTGACCGCGTCATACGCGCAGTAGACGATCTAGGTTGGCGAGATTTCGATTTAGCCCTTGCCATGATGATATTGGGAGGTGTCACCCTGACCATATTAGCCTTAATCGCCGTGAATATGCTGGTGTTACTGGCGACGAGTTGGATTGTATTGTACGCCGGTGTTTTTTTTCTGGGTTTCGGAGGAGCTCGTTGGACGTCCGACATGGCGCTCAATTATTACCGCACTATATTCGGCGTGTCTGCACAGCTGCTGTCGATGATTCTTATTGTTGCTATTGGCAAACAGTTTATCAACGATTTCTCGCAGCAAATCAGTCCCGAAACGACAATACAAGAACTCGCCGTGATGATGGTGGCGTCTATCATCTTGCTGGTACTAACAAATAAAGTCCCAGCAATCATAGCCGGTATTATCACGGGTAGCAGTATTGGCAACACAGGCATTGGTCAACTCGGTGCCGGTGCGGCGCTCGGCGCGGCCGGTATGGCCACAGCGGCGACCGCAACAGCCGGCGCAATGATAGCGGCCGGTACGGCAAACGCCGCTGGTGGAGCTCAAGCAGTAATGGCCGCGTTCTCCAAGGCCAGCGAAAACGTTTCCAGCGGGTCCGATGTGCTGACCAACATGTGGGGCGGGGGCGGCGGCGGTGGCGTAAGCAGCGACAGCAGTAATACCGGCGGCACTCCATTTGCTCAAGCAGCAGGATTCAGCAACAGCTCGGACAGCATGTGGGGTCGCGGCGAAGATGGGGACACCAAAAGGCAAACCGAAAGCGGCACCGACCAAGCGAAGAGTGACGGCAAACAGAATAGCGGCGCGACCGAACCGACCGGCACGGCCAAAACCGGGCAAGGCGGTAACCGGCAATCAACGGGCACGCAAAGCGGTGGCTTCATGGCGGCAGCGGCAACGTCCGGCAAAATTGCCGTCGATGCCGGCGTTAATCTGGCTAAGGGTATTGCCGATGTAGCCAAGGCCAAAGCCAACGAGCGCATTGCGGATACGACACCGGGCAAGATTGCCGGCGCCATAAGGGGCGGCAGTTCGTCCGAAACAAACATCGAATTCGCCGGTAACAGTCTTAGTGGGGAAAATGAAGCTCATTCCGAAGTTGCGGCCTTCGTGAACCGCAGCAATAGCGGCGCACCGACTTAA
- the trbK gene encoding entry exclusion lipoprotein TrbK — protein sequence MKMYNLTIICFGVVLLLVGCSEQPVANAANCTPEMKEKILSDLMFEASRNTFIDDCRSFDKAKQLRSGTFKKSAPGDY from the coding sequence ATGAAAATGTATAACCTTACAATTATCTGTTTTGGGGTAGTTCTTCTCCTGGTTGGTTGTAGTGAACAACCGGTGGCGAACGCGGCAAATTGTACGCCAGAGATGAAGGAAAAAATACTATCAGACCTTATGTTCGAGGCAAGTCGCAATACGTTTATTGACGACTGTCGATCATTCGACAAGGCGAAACAACTCCGATCAGGTACGTTCAAGAAAAGTGCGCCTGGCGATTATTGA
- a CDS encoding transglycosylase SLT domain-containing protein translates to MLPFIADLTPIEQERVVCAISAAVKYEIPANIVLAVAEKEGGKPGQWVSNSNGTYDVGSMQFNTAYLHDLARYGITANDVAAAGCYSFDLAAWRLRMHIRNDQGDLWTKAANYHSRTPRYNAVYRADLILKASKWADWLEVHFVTLDVTKADTVPSMPLQPIEVQRVTQQTPASPAAKQALANSLSPKKYVPRSISFKTDD, encoded by the coding sequence ATGCTGCCGTTTATTGCCGACCTTACACCGATTGAACAAGAGCGCGTCGTGTGCGCTATCTCTGCCGCCGTCAAGTATGAAATTCCGGCCAACATCGTCCTAGCCGTGGCGGAAAAGGAAGGCGGCAAGCCGGGGCAATGGGTGAGCAACTCGAACGGCACCTATGACGTCGGCTCCATGCAATTCAATACCGCGTACCTGCACGACCTGGCACGATATGGAATCACAGCGAACGATGTAGCGGCCGCTGGATGCTATTCATTCGATCTGGCCGCTTGGCGACTACGGATGCACATCCGCAACGACCAGGGCGATCTGTGGACCAAGGCTGCTAACTACCACTCGCGCACGCCGCGATACAATGCCGTGTACCGCGCCGATCTCATTCTCAAGGCATCGAAATGGGCCGACTGGTTGGAAGTCCACTTCGTGACGCTAGACGTGACCAAAGCGGATACAGTGCCTTCGATGCCGCTTCAACCGATAGAAGTCCAGCGCGTAACCCAGCAAACCCCTGCTTCGCCAGCGGCGAAGCAGGCCTTGGCCAACTCCCTGAGCCCGAAAAAATATGTGCCACGCTCAATTTCCTTCAAAACCGATGATTAA